TACCGTTCCCGGATAAAGCCAGGTATTTCTTCCTATTTCTACTTCCCAGTCCACCCAGGTATTTTCAGGGTCTATCATTTTCACACCCTGTCCAAGCAGTGACTGATTCTTCTGATTACGCAGGTATGCTGTTACTGCAGCAAGGTCAGAAGGTGTGTTGAGATTGATGAACTCCTCTCTCCAGGGTAGAGTGTAGCTTTTGAGCTTTCGCTTTTCTTTGCGGGCCAGTGCAACCACATCGGTAAGATAAAACTCTCCCTGCTGGTTACGGTTATCAACCCGAGCCAGCAAGTCCTGGATGGTTGGGCGGTCAAAGGCAAAAATGCCAATGTTGACCTCCTTAATGGCGAGGTCTTCAGGCAAGCAGTCTTTTTCTTCCCGGATTTCAAGCACCTCTCCGCATGCACTGCGGATAACCCTTCCGTATCCTCGAGGGTCTTCTACCAGAGAAGTGGTCAGAGCAACCTCGAGCTGGTTGGTAAGGAAAAAACTGGCAAAGCTGCTCAGGGTTTCACTGCGCAAAAGTGGCATATCGGCGTAGATAGCCATCACTTTTTCGGTAGAACTCGAGAGTACAGGTAACGCTGATTGCAGGGCATGTGCTGTTCCCAGTGGTCTTTCCTGAAATACCGTTTTCAGCTTTGGTTCTTTAGCCAGGAATTCCTGGAGGTATTCTTGCATCTCCTTGCGAATGACCACTACGATTTCACCAAACTGGCACGCCTTGATTTCTTCGAACAGATATGCAAAAAGAGGACGCCCCAGAACCGGGATAAAATTTTTGGGTATCTG
This portion of the Thermatribacter velox genome encodes:
- the glmU gene encoding bifunctional UDP-N-acetylglucosamine diphosphorylase/glucosamine-1-phosphate N-acetyltransferase GlmU is translated as MDLSNWALCVLAAGEGKRMVSQIPKNFIPVLGRPLFAYLFEEIKACQFGEIVVVIRKEMQEYLQEFLAKEPKLKTVFQERPLGTAHALQSALPVLSSSTEKVMAIYADMPLLRSETLSSFASFFLTNQLEVALTTSLVEDPRGYGRVIRSACGEVLEIREEKDCLPEDLAIKEVNIGIFAFDRPTIQDLLARVDNRNQQGEFYLTDVVALARKEKRKLKSYTLPWREEFINLNTPSDLAAVTAYLRNQKNQSLLGQGVKMIDPENTWVDWEVEIGRNTWLYPGTVIEGKSKIGENNRIGPFSLLVDTTTGNSCKIIFSAVEGAVIEDEVEIGPFAHLRPGTHLEKECRIGNFVEVKNSHIGAGTKALHLAYLGDAQIGKKVNIGAGTITCNYDGIRKNPTFIEDEVFIGSNNSLVAPVRIGRGAYTAAGSTITRDVPPGSLGIARARQKNLENWVQKKKEREMKKEQ